From the Micromonospora sediminicola genome, one window contains:
- a CDS encoding cytochrome P450 has protein sequence MDLPTITAAPGTPTCGPPTRGDDGWLVTRHADVTAALTDPRCVVPPAGPPGAAGSLAWLRASVSRFSPPERHPGRRAIAVAALDDLDPRDLSLAAARRTGEILDRSASPVPPLLRGVPSSTGGVNRGPFLTSRVEVMGALARGVPLVVLGERLGLADPAAAASAVTTVAAAYHPGAEPAAVTRADRAVAALVAMSPAAPPEVTANRIGLLVQAADATAGLIGAAVRHGLAAPAGLATAALLAEVLRLDPPVRATRRVTTAALDLGGRPIRVGEPLLLRFDAANRDPAVHPEPDRFVVDRAGGVLTFGAGVRGCPGSRHALALAAGVVDVLRRRCAPVDAPVSYAPHPTLRVPTRLEVTLR, from the coding sequence GTGGACCTACCGACGATCACGGCCGCTCCGGGCACGCCGACCTGCGGACCGCCGACCCGAGGCGACGACGGCTGGCTGGTCACCCGGCACGCGGACGTCACCGCCGCCCTGACCGATCCCCGCTGCGTGGTGCCGCCCGCCGGGCCGCCCGGCGCCGCCGGCTCGCTGGCCTGGCTGCGCGCGTCCGTCAGCCGCTTCAGCCCACCGGAGCGCCACCCCGGCCGGCGGGCGATCGCGGTGGCGGCGCTGGACGACCTCGACCCGCGGGACCTGTCCCTGGCCGCCGCACGGCGGACCGGCGAGATCCTCGACCGGTCGGCGTCGCCCGTACCGCCCCTGTTAAGAGGGGTCCCCTCCTCTACCGGAGGCGTTAACAGGGGGCCCTTCCTTACATCCCGGGTGGAGGTGATGGGGGCGCTGGCGCGGGGCGTGCCGCTGGTGGTGCTGGGGGAGCGGCTCGGCCTGGCGGATCCGGCGGCGGCCGCGTCGGCGGTGACGACGGTGGCCGCCGCCTACCATCCCGGCGCCGAGCCGGCGGCGGTCACGCGGGCCGACCGGGCGGTGGCCGCGTTGGTGGCGATGTCGCCGGCGGCCCCGCCCGAGGTGACCGCGAACCGGATCGGGCTGCTGGTGCAGGCCGCCGACGCCACGGCCGGGCTGATCGGCGCGGCGGTCCGGCACGGGCTCGCCGCGCCGGCCGGGCTCGCCACCGCCGCGCTGCTCGCCGAGGTGCTGCGGCTCGACCCACCGGTACGCGCCACCCGCCGGGTCACCACCGCCGCACTCGACCTGGGCGGCCGGCCGATCCGGGTCGGCGAGCCGCTGCTGCTCCGCTTCGACGCGGCGAACCGGGACCCGGCCGTCCATCCGGAGCCGGACCGGTTCGTGGTCGACCGGGCCGGTGGGGTGCTGACGTTCGGCGCCGGCGTCCGGGGCTGCCCGGGGTCGCGGCACGCGCTCGCCCTGGCCGCCGGCGTGGTCGACGTGCTGCGCCGCCGCTGCGCACCGGTCGACGCTCCGGTCAGCTACGCCCCGCATCCGACGCTGCGCGTCCCGACCCGTCTCGAGGTGACCCTGCGATGA
- a CDS encoding ArsR/SmtB family transcription factor, which yields MTTRADGRGLAGLAALLADPTRAEFCLALLDGRAWTAGELARRAGVAASTASDHLTRLVRGGLLAEERQGRHRYVRLADPSVAQLLEDLTARAPAPATSPRTLRAASAGAALAYARTCYDHLAGRLGVLLHDALLARGVLDRAGGLALTPAGMSWLAEMGVPVEPLRAARRPLVRDCLDWTERRPHLAGALGAALCGRFLDLGWTARGTGRAVRLTPAGRDGLAAALALDPALLAPPASRDTGPARA from the coding sequence ATGACCACCCGCGCCGACGGCCGAGGGCTGGCCGGACTCGCCGCCCTGCTCGCCGATCCCACCCGGGCCGAGTTCTGTCTCGCCCTGCTCGACGGACGCGCCTGGACCGCCGGTGAGCTGGCCCGCCGCGCCGGCGTCGCGGCCTCCACCGCCAGCGACCACCTCACCCGGCTGGTGCGCGGCGGCCTGCTGGCCGAGGAGCGGCAGGGCCGGCACCGGTACGTCCGCCTCGCCGACCCGTCGGTCGCCCAGCTCCTCGAGGACCTGACCGCGCGGGCGCCCGCCCCGGCCACGTCGCCCCGCACGTTGCGCGCCGCGTCGGCCGGCGCCGCCCTGGCGTACGCCCGGACCTGCTACGACCACCTCGCCGGGCGACTCGGCGTGCTGCTGCACGACGCGCTGCTCGCCCGCGGTGTGCTGGACCGGGCCGGCGGCCTCGCGCTCACCCCGGCCGGGATGTCCTGGCTGGCCGAGATGGGCGTGCCGGTCGAGCCGCTGCGCGCCGCCCGTCGACCGTTGGTGCGCGACTGTCTGGACTGGACCGAACGACGGCCGCACCTGGCCGGCGCGCTCGGCGCCGCGTTGTGCGGGCGCTTCCTCGACCTCGGCTGGACCGCGCGGGGGACCGGTCGGGCGGTGCGGCTCACCCCGGCCGGGCGGGACGGGCTCGCCGCCGCCCTCGCGCTCGACCCGGCGCTCCTCGCCCCGCCCGCCTCCCGCGACACCGGCCCCGCCCGCGCCTGA
- a CDS encoding isocitrate lyase/PEP mutase family protein: MTDRHAAFRALHRPGRPLLLPNAWDHASAAALAARGHAAIGTTSLGVAAAAGRPDGAGATRAETLDLARRLRHLPVLLTVDVEDGFDEEPAAVARYVGELAALGVVGVNLEDGRPDGTLTPAPLVAAKIAAVRAAAPGLFVNARTDAWWLDVPAPLAEARRRAAAYRAAGADGFFVPGAPDDTIGTLVAEAGLPLNVLHRPGGPDLDRLGRLGVARVSTGSLLFRAALGAALRRVDAVAAGADTGEPIPPGYAEVQQLSRRFAT, encoded by the coding sequence ATGACCGACCGCCACGCGGCCTTCCGCGCGCTGCACCGGCCCGGCCGCCCCCTGCTGCTGCCCAACGCCTGGGACCACGCGTCCGCGGCGGCGCTCGCCGCCCGGGGTCACGCCGCGATCGGCACGACCAGCCTCGGCGTCGCGGCGGCCGCCGGCCGGCCGGACGGCGCCGGGGCGACCCGGGCCGAGACCCTGGACCTGGCCCGTCGCCTGCGGCACCTGCCGGTGCTGCTCACCGTCGACGTGGAGGACGGCTTCGACGAGGAGCCGGCGGCCGTGGCCCGCTACGTCGGCGAGCTGGCCGCCCTGGGGGTGGTGGGGGTGAACCTGGAGGACGGCCGCCCGGACGGCACCCTGACCCCGGCGCCGCTCGTCGCGGCGAAGATCGCGGCGGTACGCGCGGCGGCGCCAGGGCTCTTCGTCAACGCCCGCACCGACGCGTGGTGGCTGGACGTGCCGGCGCCGCTGGCCGAGGCACGGCGCCGGGCGGCGGCGTACCGGGCGGCGGGGGCCGACGGCTTCTTCGTTCCCGGCGCGCCCGACGACACGATCGGCACGCTGGTGGCGGAGGCCGGACTGCCGCTGAACGTCCTGCACCGGCCGGGCGGGCCGGACCTGGATCGCCTGGGCCGGCTCGGGGTGGCCCGGGTGAGCACCGGTTCGCTGCTGTTCCGGGCGGCCCTGGGCGCGGCGTTGCGCCGGGTCGACGCGGTCGCCGCCGGGGCGGACACCGGCGAGCCGATCCCGCCGGGGTACGCCGAGGTGCAGCAGCTGTCGCGGCGGTTCGCCACCTGA
- a CDS encoding family 43 glycosylhydrolase: protein MGHLRRGGVLAAVLTLLLAGASPAPAAGPDRYRNPVSAGFADTFADPVVVRGDDGLWYAFGTSDPLREGEGTPHRVPIARSADLVDWSYVGDAFAPDQRPAYAAPGAAFWAPDVRRLGGRWVMYMTVTDTTVSADTFDTAVGVATAPSPAGPWTFADEPVVAPRPGAGGGYLWTIDPSQLTGADGRSWLYYGSYYGGIAVTELSPDGLRAVGTPTPVAVDNKFEGAYVLRRDGWYYLFASTANCCAGPATGYSVQVGRARDPRGPFTDRDGQRLDVSRAGGTPVLTQNGNRWIGTGHNAVLTDLSGQDWIAYHAIDRADPYLDEPFGVNERPMLLDRLDWIDGWPTVNAGAGPSDGARPAPVTTGRIDARFATADLRDWRVESGTWRAAGGVLTGTGALASRTRIGGDLRAETDLRLTGATTAGLRLGGVDVRVGGGRLTAGSAGTPLPAGADLTDRHTLAIEVRGRQLVATLSPSRLGDPVARVSLRLPRPATGALTLRAQDGPAEFDNVSVARLYRPVRHPVAPPRVGPVLRGFSDEFTGGLDPAWQWVRQDPAATVTGGALRWPVQDADLSGTGNTAGVLLRDAPTGDYVAETKVTLDLGEDTVRNYQQAGLVAYVDDDRFARLTQVAIWNTRQVEYGYELPFAGQPVYGGSIVGTPGTTTWLRLAHHVDRVTGEHEFRAGSSRDGKHWTWGAVWTFPADTTPRIGLVAHGGATPAVTAEFDYLRFHR, encoded by the coding sequence ATGGGACACCTCCGCCGCGGCGGCGTGCTCGCCGCCGTCCTCACCCTTCTGCTCGCCGGCGCGTCACCCGCGCCCGCCGCCGGGCCCGACCGCTACCGCAACCCGGTCTCCGCCGGGTTCGCCGACACCTTCGCCGACCCGGTCGTGGTCCGCGGCGACGACGGACTCTGGTACGCCTTCGGCACCTCCGACCCGCTGCGCGAGGGCGAGGGAACACCGCACCGGGTGCCGATCGCCCGCTCCGCCGACCTGGTCGACTGGAGCTACGTCGGCGACGCGTTCGCCCCCGACCAGCGGCCCGCGTACGCCGCGCCGGGCGCCGCGTTCTGGGCGCCCGACGTCCGCCGCCTCGGCGGGCGGTGGGTCATGTACATGACCGTCACCGACACCACCGTCTCCGCCGACACCTTCGACACCGCGGTCGGGGTGGCCACCGCGCCGAGCCCCGCCGGACCGTGGACGTTCGCCGACGAGCCGGTGGTCGCCCCGCGCCCCGGCGCGGGCGGCGGCTACCTGTGGACCATCGACCCGAGCCAGCTCACCGGCGCCGACGGCCGGTCCTGGCTCTACTACGGCAGCTACTACGGCGGCATCGCGGTCACCGAACTGTCCCCCGACGGCCTGCGCGCGGTCGGCACGCCGACCCCGGTCGCCGTCGACAACAAGTTCGAGGGCGCCTACGTACTGCGCCGCGACGGCTGGTACTACCTCTTCGCCTCCACCGCCAACTGCTGCGCCGGTCCGGCCACCGGCTACTCCGTCCAGGTCGGCCGGGCCCGTGACCCACGCGGCCCGTTCACCGACCGCGACGGCCAGCGCCTCGACGTCTCCCGCGCCGGCGGCACCCCGGTGCTGACCCAGAACGGCAACCGCTGGATCGGCACCGGCCACAACGCCGTGCTCACCGACCTGTCCGGGCAGGACTGGATCGCCTACCACGCGATCGACCGGGCCGACCCCTACCTGGACGAGCCGTTCGGCGTCAACGAGCGGCCGATGCTGCTGGACCGGCTCGACTGGATCGACGGCTGGCCGACGGTGAACGCCGGCGCCGGCCCCTCCGACGGCGCCCGCCCCGCACCCGTCACCACGGGCCGGATCGACGCCCGTTTCGCCACTGCCGACCTGCGCGACTGGCGGGTCGAGAGCGGCACGTGGCGGGCGGCCGGCGGGGTGCTCACCGGCACCGGGGCGCTGGCCTCGCGTACCCGGATCGGCGGCGACCTGCGGGCGGAGACCGACCTGCGACTGACCGGCGCGACCACCGCCGGGCTGCGGCTCGGCGGCGTTGACGTCCGGGTCGGCGGCGGCCGGCTGACCGCCGGCAGCGCCGGCACACCGCTGCCCGCCGGCGCCGATCTGACCGACCGGCACACCCTCGCGATCGAGGTACGCGGCCGGCAGCTCGTCGCCACGCTCAGCCCGTCCCGCCTCGGCGACCCGGTCGCCCGGGTGTCGCTCCGGCTCCCCCGCCCCGCGACCGGCGCGCTGACCCTGCGGGCCCAGGACGGACCGGCCGAGTTCGACAACGTCAGCGTCGCCCGGCTGTACCGCCCGGTCCGGCACCCGGTCGCGCCGCCCCGGGTCGGCCCGGTGCTGCGCGGCTTCTCCGACGAGTTCACCGGTGGGCTCGACCCGGCCTGGCAGTGGGTGCGCCAGGACCCGGCCGCGACCGTGACCGGCGGCGCGCTGCGCTGGCCGGTGCAGGACGCCGACCTGTCCGGCACCGGCAACACCGCCGGGGTGCTGCTGCGCGACGCGCCCACCGGCGACTACGTGGCCGAGACGAAGGTGACGCTCGACCTGGGCGAGGACACGGTCCGCAACTACCAGCAGGCGGGCCTGGTCGCGTACGTCGACGACGACCGGTTCGCCCGGCTGACCCAGGTGGCGATCTGGAACACCCGCCAGGTCGAGTACGGCTACGAGCTGCCCTTCGCCGGGCAGCCGGTGTACGGCGGCAGCATCGTCGGCACGCCGGGCACCACCACCTGGCTGCGGCTGGCCCACCACGTCGACCGGGTCACCGGGGAACACGAGTTCCGCGCCGGCTCCAGCCGCGACGGGAAGCACTGGACGTGGGGAGCGGTGTGGACGTTCCCGGCCGACACCACGCCCCGCATCGGCCTGGTCGCGCACGGCGGCGCCACGCCCGCCGTGACGGCCGAGTTCGACTACCTGCGTTTCCACCGCTGA
- a CDS encoding asparagine synthetase B family protein, which produces MCGIALSIGPEADPATFRRMLAALAPRGEVTETRQENGLLAGVRRLRIVDRDRAVQPWVAPDERHLLCFNGEIFNHHELRAELTRLGHEFRTLGDTEVVLAAYRQWGGDAVRRLRGEYAFVVVERDGGRAYLARDPLGVKPLYWSRVPGCLHLASEVKALVGHGAPINEVPPGHHGWVEPDGPVRPRPHVDLLTLGAGLPVIDDPDEAALLVRVALTDAMRIRLDTDLTVGVVLSGGLDSSLALLHARELHPDCVAVTIGVPDSPDVAYARRLAADLGVPHEVIELRPRDIRLADVREAIRISELTEYGDIINAVVSMPIFRRLRELGVKVVLTGDGSDEVFGGYPMYHRVGPERSRRLFLHKIRNLCRTELQRVDRASMGHGVEARVPFLDLSVVELGMRLPLDLKLRDGQEKWIVRRAFADLLPDYVRRRPKNPMSYSSGLHERARLYKPLFARLHRSFGYDLLEPVRRDFDRLLTRCGNDLDRALAEGLARPDYTVLEHARDLVGAARWNAAPMVRRLVNPRHTRGGDEAPLPG; this is translated from the coding sequence GTGTGCGGGATCGCGCTGAGCATCGGCCCCGAGGCCGACCCGGCCACCTTCCGGCGGATGCTGGCCGCGCTCGCCCCGCGCGGGGAGGTCACCGAGACCCGGCAGGAGAACGGGCTGCTGGCCGGCGTGCGCCGGTTGCGGATCGTGGACCGGGACCGGGCCGTGCAGCCCTGGGTCGCGCCGGACGAACGGCACCTGCTCTGCTTCAACGGCGAGATCTTCAACCACCACGAGCTGCGCGCCGAGCTGACCCGGCTCGGGCACGAGTTCCGCACGCTCGGCGACACCGAGGTGGTGCTCGCCGCGTACCGCCAGTGGGGCGGGGACGCGGTGCGCCGGCTGCGCGGCGAGTACGCGTTCGTCGTGGTCGAACGCGACGGTGGCCGGGCGTACCTGGCCCGCGACCCGCTCGGGGTGAAGCCGCTCTACTGGTCCCGCGTGCCCGGCTGCCTGCACCTCGCCTCCGAGGTGAAGGCGCTGGTCGGGCACGGCGCCCCGATCAATGAGGTGCCGCCCGGGCACCACGGCTGGGTCGAACCCGACGGCCCGGTCCGGCCGCGCCCGCACGTGGACCTGCTCACGCTCGGCGCCGGGCTGCCGGTGATCGACGACCCGGACGAGGCCGCCCTGCTCGTCCGGGTCGCGCTCACCGACGCCATGCGGATCCGGTTGGACACCGACCTCACCGTCGGGGTGGTGCTCTCCGGCGGCCTGGACAGCTCGCTGGCGCTGCTGCACGCCCGGGAGCTGCACCCCGACTGCGTGGCGGTGACCATCGGCGTCCCGGACAGCCCCGACGTGGCGTACGCGCGGCGGCTCGCCGCCGACCTCGGCGTGCCCCACGAGGTGATCGAGCTGCGCCCGCGCGACATCCGGCTGGCCGACGTGCGCGAGGCGATCCGGATCTCCGAGCTGACCGAGTACGGCGACATCATCAATGCCGTGGTCTCGATGCCGATCTTCCGGCGGTTGCGGGAGCTGGGCGTGAAGGTGGTGCTCACCGGCGACGGCTCGGACGAGGTGTTCGGCGGCTACCCGATGTACCACCGGGTCGGGCCGGAACGCTCCCGCCGGCTGTTCCTGCACAAGATCCGCAACCTGTGCCGGACCGAGTTGCAGCGGGTGGACCGGGCGAGCATGGGACACGGTGTGGAGGCGCGGGTGCCGTTCCTCGACCTCAGCGTCGTCGAACTGGGGATGCGACTGCCGCTGGACCTCAAGCTGCGCGACGGGCAGGAGAAGTGGATCGTCCGGCGGGCGTTCGCCGACCTGCTGCCCGACTACGTCCGGCGACGGCCGAAGAACCCGATGTCCTACTCGTCGGGCCTGCACGAACGCGCCCGGCTGTACAAGCCGCTCTTCGCCCGGCTGCACCGCTCCTTCGGCTACGACCTGCTCGAACCGGTCCGGCGGGACTTCGACAGGCTGCTCACCCGGTGCGGCAACGACCTCGACCGGGCCCTCGCCGAGGGCCTGGCCCGGCCCGACTACACGGTGCTGGAGCACGCCCGCGACCTGGTCGGCG